One part of the Enterococcus sp. DIV1094 genome encodes these proteins:
- a CDS encoding 5-methyltetrahydropteroyltriglutamate--homocysteine S-methyltransferase, with translation MTNRTTSPFRYDIVGSFLRPDQLKQARKAYSESLISAAELKEVEDLAIIDLIKKQETAGLHAVTDGEFRRSWWHLDFFFGLQGIEFFVPDRGYQFHGEETRPGTVTVTEKISGGHHPFVEHFRFTRAHTSEGIEVKQTIPAPAQLLVELLRPDILPLVRAIYPENDELFQDIVTAYRQVIADLYEAGARTIQLDDCTWGVLVAPLPEGFLAESDKEESEIRKDLAQTYLQINNAVLENQPQDLILNTHVCRGNYHSTWAAAGGYEAVAEPLFTDENVHAYYLEYDNDRSGGFEPLAKVSEGKLVVLGLVTSKSGELEDRQKIIERIYEATRYIPLDRLCLSPQCGFASTEEGNILTEEAQWEKIALIKGIAEEVWN, from the coding sequence ATGACTAATCGAACAACATCCCCATTTCGCTATGATATCGTTGGTAGTTTTTTACGCCCCGATCAATTGAAACAAGCACGAAAGGCATATAGCGAATCGCTTATCTCAGCTGCCGAACTGAAAGAGGTAGAAGATCTAGCAATCATCGATTTGATCAAAAAACAAGAAACGGCTGGATTACATGCGGTGACAGATGGTGAATTTCGTCGAAGCTGGTGGCATTTAGACTTTTTCTTTGGCTTACAAGGAATCGAGTTTTTTGTACCTGATCGGGGGTATCAATTTCATGGAGAAGAGACACGTCCAGGAACAGTGACCGTCACAGAAAAAATCAGCGGGGGGCATCATCCGTTTGTGGAGCATTTTCGATTTACGCGTGCGCATACAAGTGAAGGAATCGAAGTAAAGCAAACGATACCAGCTCCAGCTCAATTATTAGTCGAACTGTTACGTCCTGATATCCTACCACTTGTTCGTGCCATCTATCCAGAAAACGATGAACTTTTTCAAGATATCGTTACCGCTTATCGGCAAGTGATCGCTGACTTATATGAAGCAGGTGCCAGAACGATCCAATTGGATGATTGTACTTGGGGCGTATTAGTAGCACCTTTACCAGAAGGATTTTTAGCAGAGAGTGATAAAGAGGAAAGCGAGATTCGTAAAGATTTGGCGCAGACCTATTTACAAATCAATAATGCGGTTCTTGAAAATCAACCACAGGATCTGATTTTGAATACTCATGTCTGTCGTGGAAATTATCACTCTACTTGGGCAGCAGCAGGCGGATACGAAGCGGTTGCTGAGCCATTATTTACGGACGAAAACGTACATGCCTATTATTTAGAATATGATAACGATCGTTCTGGCGGATTTGAACCACTTGCTAAAGTGAGTGAAGGAAAACTCGTTGTTTTAGGGTTAGTTACCTCAAAATCCGGCGAACTTGAAGATCGCCAAAAAATCATCGAGCGGATCTATGAAGCCACTCGCTATATCCCTTTGGATCGACTATGCTTAAGTCCACAGTGCGGCTTTGCATCAACTGAAGAAGGCAACATCTTGACTGAAGAAGCACAGTGGGAGAAAATCGCCTTGATCAAGGGTATTGCAGAAGAAGTCTGGAATTAA
- a CDS encoding MerR family transcriptional regulator, which translates to MKKLYSIGEVSELLNIPRSTIRYWDAEGLIHAARQEENGYRMFDIDAIFQVYDINFYRNLDIPIKQMKNLYSKSLNELFETLAETEERLNDERKILEQKHKEVLSRKNQLKEMIDSEPDEFPEEEIPFQKIVVAASDDILYSKEYLKNYSSFVIYFPENSQNSIYGFCTDEHTKELPGSQTIWQNDLEKKYVRFLLKVQVNNTKNNNLSEVKESLLEQGYQSGQTIGQYLLTHTTKENLSFEYYRAWIDVSEDEGN; encoded by the coding sequence ATGAAAAAACTCTATTCAATTGGCGAAGTCTCCGAGTTGCTGAATATACCAAGATCAACGATTCGCTACTGGGATGCAGAAGGGTTGATCCACGCAGCAAGACAAGAAGAAAATGGCTATCGGATGTTTGATATTGACGCGATTTTTCAGGTCTATGACATCAATTTTTATCGAAATCTTGACATTCCAATCAAGCAAATGAAAAATCTTTATAGTAAATCCTTGAATGAGCTATTTGAGACTTTAGCTGAAACGGAAGAGCGATTAAATGACGAGCGAAAAATCTTAGAGCAAAAACATAAGGAAGTATTATCAAGAAAAAACCAGTTAAAGGAAATGATCGATAGTGAACCAGACGAATTTCCAGAAGAAGAGATTCCTTTTCAAAAAATTGTCGTGGCAGCTTCTGATGACATTCTCTATTCAAAGGAATATCTAAAAAATTATTCAAGTTTTGTGATTTATTTTCCAGAAAATAGCCAGAACAGTATTTATGGATTCTGTACGGACGAACACACGAAAGAACTCCCAGGATCACAGACGATCTGGCAAAATGATCTTGAAAAAAAATACGTACGCTTTTTATTGAAAGTGCAAGTGAATAACACAAAAAACAATAATTTATCTGAAGTAAAAGAAAGCTTGCTTGAGCAAGGCTATCAATCGGGACAGACGATTGGTCAATACTTATTGACCCACACGACAAAAGAAAATCTTTCCTTTGAATATTACCGAGCATGGATCGATGTGAGTGAAGACGAGGGGAATTAG
- a CDS encoding ABC transporter ATP-binding protein, producing MNLLKTSIKNNKGIALLTLLFICLQLLGTLGVPKLVADLIDHGVASGEVSQIQQIGLKMLLVALLGSFAAVASSYYSALLAARFGYQTRATFFDKFQQLSMKDVDHFNTGSLLTRMTNDVDNVQQMIVMFCQMIIPAPIISLFTILMMLEHSVKLTVITLGSIFVYAVVIYFLMKKGTPLSLSIQPKMDRITTTLREFFTGVNMIRAFNNQDYEENRTNQTFKNYAQQMIRVNRIFAWVTPIAFLLMGIVYASILWFGGGLVANGTLQIGTVTAIVEYSMLTLAYLMIAAMVLVIVPKSMSCLKRIEEVLHADIEIKDPDKQEKLTFDPTDEAFLSFENVTFRYNETADPVLEDIDFVVPKGKTTAIVGGTGSGKSTIAKLLLRLNDVSSGQIKLAGTPITKMNQDTLRSYISYVPQKAFLFSGTILSNLLMGNKNATDEELAKAVRVAQLDEVLENLPDKLNSFVAQGGDNYSGGQKQRMCIARALVKPAEIYVFDDSFSALDYRTDAKLRRALHQEMADKTLIIVAQRLSTIMNADNIIVLDQGRIVGQGTHEELLKTNRSYQEFAKSQGILKEGFDGND from the coding sequence ATGAACTTGTTAAAAACATCTATCAAAAACAATAAAGGGATTGCTTTACTTACTCTCTTATTTATTTGTTTACAACTTCTAGGAACACTAGGCGTACCAAAGTTAGTCGCTGATCTCATTGACCATGGGGTTGCTAGCGGTGAAGTGAGTCAAATCCAACAAATCGGGCTAAAAATGTTACTTGTTGCCTTACTCGGTTCTTTTGCCGCTGTTGCTTCAAGTTACTATTCTGCGTTGCTAGCTGCAAGATTTGGCTATCAAACACGAGCAACTTTTTTTGATAAATTCCAGCAATTATCGATGAAAGATGTCGACCATTTCAACACCGGATCACTCTTGACAAGAATGACTAATGACGTCGACAACGTACAACAAATGATCGTCATGTTCTGCCAGATGATCATCCCAGCACCAATCATTTCACTTTTTACGATCTTGATGATGTTGGAGCATTCAGTCAAATTGACAGTGATCACACTAGGTTCGATCTTCGTCTATGCGGTAGTCATCTATTTTTTGATGAAAAAAGGAACACCTTTATCTTTGAGTATCCAACCAAAAATGGATCGTATCACAACGACGTTACGGGAATTTTTTACTGGCGTGAATATGATCCGTGCGTTCAACAATCAAGACTATGAAGAAAACAGAACAAATCAAACATTTAAAAATTATGCGCAACAAATGATCCGCGTCAATCGAATCTTTGCATGGGTCACACCAATCGCCTTTTTATTGATGGGTATCGTTTATGCCTCGATTCTATGGTTTGGTGGAGGCTTGGTGGCTAACGGCACCTTACAAATCGGAACAGTGACAGCTATTGTGGAATATTCGATGTTGACACTTGCCTATTTGATGATTGCTGCCATGGTGCTTGTCATCGTGCCAAAATCCATGTCATGTCTCAAACGGATCGAAGAAGTCTTACATGCTGACATTGAGATCAAAGATCCCGACAAACAAGAAAAATTGACTTTTGATCCAACAGATGAAGCTTTTTTATCTTTTGAAAATGTTACGTTTCGTTATAACGAAACAGCTGATCCTGTGTTGGAAGACATTGATTTTGTCGTACCAAAAGGAAAGACGACAGCAATCGTTGGTGGTACTGGCTCAGGAAAAAGTACGATTGCGAAATTGTTGTTACGTCTAAACGATGTATCAAGCGGACAAATCAAATTAGCAGGTACACCGATCACAAAGATGAATCAAGACACACTCCGAAGTTATATCAGCTATGTTCCGCAAAAAGCTTTCTTATTTAGTGGAACGATTTTAAGCAATCTACTGATGGGCAACAAAAATGCTACCGATGAAGAACTGGCGAAAGCCGTCCGTGTTGCACAATTGGATGAAGTCTTAGAAAATCTGCCTGACAAGTTGAATAGCTTTGTTGCCCAAGGAGGCGATAATTACTCTGGCGGACAAAAACAAAGAATGTGTATCGCTAGAGCTTTAGTCAAACCAGCGGAAATCTATGTCTTTGATGATAGTTTTTCTGCCCTGGATTATCGGACAGATGCCAAATTACGTCGCGCTTTGCATCAAGAAATGGCGGATAAAACCCTGATCATTGTTGCGCAAAGACTGAGTACTATCATGAATGCTGACAATATTATTGTTTTAGACCAAGGTCGAATCGTCGGACAAGGAACGCATGAAGAATTATTGAAAACCAATCGATCATACCAAGAATTTGCGAAATCACAAGGTATTTTGAAGGAGGGATTTGATGGAAATGACTAA
- a CDS encoding ABC transporter ATP-binding protein, whose protein sequence is MEMTKTTVKKQSLKRFWKMIQPEHKIFYGSLFCSLIGNTLVVAMPLIMGIGIDQLLARIKAVGLNHMTTTDVKETLLLPVILLVLFSLLSSAISFIQEWAMASLSERVTVRVRKEVTKKFKALPMAFYDRHQVGDIISRTTTGLNQLSQVLLTGINQFFTSLVTILLAGIMLFYIDIKLTFLVLVLIVTSAIVTTKFANKNKKISDNNQEELGELNNKTEEYLTGNLVIKAFNQQVLAIEEVKKVNEKQSQAFKKAQFMNFAIYPAIRLINQLAFIVSAIIGASSVLTGGITIGFLQAYLQYINQISEPISTASYVINSVQSAMASIERIFEIMDEPEEAIDRAVESPIIHPQGAIEFKHVRFGYTPEKPLMKDVNFSVKPKQTVAIVGPTGAGKTTLVNLLMRFYEINDGQILFDDHDITDLPRQELRHLFGMVLQNTWLFEGTVAENIAYGKKDATREEIIQAAKIAQCDHFIRTLPQGYDTIISSENGSISQGQQQLLTIARVILANPAVVILDEATSSVDTRTEALIQEAMNALTKNRTSFVIAHRLSTIEHADMILVMQNGDIIEKGTHKELLQQPTLYSSLYHSQFQNN, encoded by the coding sequence ATGGAAATGACTAAAACAACTGTAAAAAAACAAAGCTTAAAACGTTTCTGGAAAATGATCCAACCTGAACATAAAATCTTCTATGGTTCACTATTTTGCAGCTTGATCGGTAACACACTCGTCGTTGCGATGCCTTTGATCATGGGTATCGGGATCGATCAACTTTTAGCACGTATCAAAGCAGTTGGTTTGAACCACATGACTACAACAGATGTGAAAGAAACATTACTTTTACCTGTCATCCTGTTGGTCCTTTTTTCTTTGCTGAGTAGTGCTATTTCCTTTATCCAAGAATGGGCAATGGCTTCATTGAGTGAGCGTGTTACAGTACGAGTGCGTAAAGAAGTCACCAAAAAATTCAAAGCCTTACCGATGGCTTTTTATGATCGACATCAAGTAGGCGATATCATTAGTCGGACAACAACTGGCTTGAATCAACTGTCACAAGTATTGTTAACAGGGATCAATCAATTTTTCACTTCCCTAGTGACGATCCTTTTAGCTGGTATCATGCTGTTTTATATCGATATAAAATTGACTTTTCTTGTCCTGGTTTTGATTGTCACTAGCGCGATCGTCACGACAAAATTTGCCAATAAGAATAAAAAAATATCTGATAACAACCAAGAAGAATTGGGCGAACTTAATAATAAAACGGAAGAATATTTGACTGGTAATCTAGTGATCAAAGCCTTTAATCAGCAAGTATTAGCGATTGAAGAAGTCAAAAAAGTAAATGAAAAACAATCCCAAGCATTCAAAAAAGCACAATTTATGAATTTTGCGATCTATCCAGCGATTCGTTTGATCAATCAATTGGCATTCATCGTTAGTGCGATCATTGGCGCTTCATCTGTCTTAACTGGTGGCATCACGATTGGTTTCTTACAAGCCTACTTACAATATATCAATCAGATCTCTGAACCAATTTCTACAGCTTCTTATGTCATCAATTCGGTCCAATCCGCGATGGCTTCGATCGAACGGATTTTTGAAATCATGGATGAACCTGAAGAAGCAATCGATCGTGCTGTAGAAAGTCCAATCATTCATCCACAAGGAGCAATCGAATTCAAACATGTCCGTTTTGGGTATACACCAGAAAAACCATTGATGAAAGATGTTAACTTCTCCGTGAAACCAAAACAAACAGTTGCGATCGTCGGACCAACTGGTGCTGGAAAAACGACACTTGTCAATCTTTTGATGCGTTTTTATGAAATCAATGATGGCCAGATTTTATTCGACGATCACGACATCACTGATCTGCCAAGGCAAGAGCTACGTCATCTTTTCGGGATGGTTTTACAAAATACTTGGCTATTTGAAGGAACTGTCGCAGAAAACATCGCTTACGGCAAGAAAGATGCAACAAGAGAAGAAATCATCCAGGCAGCTAAGATTGCCCAATGCGATCATTTTATCCGCACCTTGCCTCAAGGATATGACACGATTATTTCAAGCGAAAACGGATCGATCTCACAAGGACAACAACAGCTTTTGACGATTGCGCGGGTCATTTTAGCTAATCCAGCGGTCGTCATTTTGGATGAGGCAACATCGAGTGTAGATACACGTACCGAAGCCTTGATTCAAGAAGCGATGAATGCTTTAACTAAAAATCGTACAAGTTTCGTGATCGCTCATCGTCTTTCGACAATCGAACATGCGGATATGATATTAGTTATGCAAAATGGGGACATCATTGAAAAAGGAACCCATAAAGAGCTACTACAACAACCAACCCTTTACTCAAGCTTATACCATAGCCAATTTCAAAATAATTAA
- a CDS encoding LPXTG cell wall anchor domain-containing protein has product MSKRGAAGGNGNASGENQEKKQANSTATQQKKAQENTAKNLPKTGELQSSASILGLAIVSGTIAAYIYNKKKKRKT; this is encoded by the coding sequence GTGAGCAAACGAGGCGCTGCGGGTGGAAATGGGAACGCAAGCGGAGAAAATCAGGAAAAGAAACAAGCTAATTCTACTGCGACACAACAGAAGAAAGCACAAGAAAATACGGCGAAAAACTTACCAAAAACAGGTGAGTTGCAATCGAGCGCCAGCATTCTTGGTTTAGCGATCGTCAGTGGAACAATTGCTGCTTACATCTACAACAAAAAGAAAAAACGTAAAACTTGA
- a CDS encoding BspA family leucine-rich repeat surface protein, with the protein MDHRKILKVTASMLLLMNASQQSIITFADHLDSGQMTEEVASPTIEDQTEDVTMEVAESEEPEKQESESPESSATVPSEVPTEPTTEVTQEVKTEAEQATVDSTIAPAVEEVTAPSNEPVIPDPNARTVCEIQGVEDQVISGVFGTSQWRIDQEGVLYIDSGTLGETTMAARAPWFSNRSLIKKIVFTGPVVANAESLGLFFDLNQLTTIENLANLDTSQVTNMDYFFAWCRQLTSLDLSTFNTQNVRSMNYMFNGLSSMTSLNLSSFNTANVSDMSHMFYGMSALTSLDLSSFDTSNVSNMSYMFYDCSALTSLDVTGFQTANVTNFSHMFRGCSGLSQLDLSSFVTSQATDMSFMFHGCSGLQALDVTHFDTSNVVFMHYMFHGCSGLTELDVSGFNTTNVTSMYYMFFGCSGLTELDVSNFSTSNVTTMSFMFAECINLRSIDVSRFDTDSLRFMRGMFRNCQNITELDLSYFKTGRVQLQQEMFAGTSSLAKLSLGIQFYSLNETNIPELLATDEHTGYWQNVGAGTEDIPLGNHVLSSSSLMATYQNSMADTYVWQPLAGESIRAVDSTIYVGDSWEPIDNFVLATDENGESIPFDESMVSGEVDTTTAGVYPVTYTNGSASQEINVTVEESQESLQVVDSTIIVGDTWVPSDNFVSATDKTGASVPFDVSMVSGEVDTTQVGEYKITYTHGAISHEITVTVVASQEAINATDSRIHTGDVWHPRDNFVSATNRAGETVPFDESMVSGTVDTGRTGNFVITYRNGEASQRITVTVVENRETIQAQNGSIYVGDTWDPSDQFVSATNKDGEMVAFDKSMVTGTVDTTKAGDYPLTYTNGGATEEVVVVVKENGETIVTKDLQLYIGDT; encoded by the coding sequence ATGGACCACAGAAAAATCTTAAAAGTGACCGCTTCGATGTTATTACTCATGAACGCATCCCAACAGAGTATCATTACATTTGCCGATCACTTAGACAGTGGACAAATGACAGAAGAGGTAGCCAGTCCGACGATTGAAGACCAAACAGAGGACGTCACGATGGAAGTAGCAGAAAGTGAAGAGCCGGAAAAACAAGAAAGTGAGAGCCCAGAATCCTCAGCAACGGTTCCGTCAGAAGTGCCGACAGAACCTACGACAGAGGTTACGCAAGAAGTCAAGACTGAGGCAGAGCAAGCAACTGTCGATTCCACGATTGCTCCAGCTGTGGAAGAAGTAACTGCACCTTCAAATGAACCAGTGATCCCAGATCCCAATGCTCGGACGGTTTGCGAAATACAGGGTGTAGAAGATCAAGTTATTTCTGGTGTATTCGGTACCAGTCAATGGCGGATCGACCAGGAAGGCGTTTTGTACATAGATTCAGGAACTTTAGGAGAAACAACGATGGCTGCTCGGGCGCCTTGGTTTTCCAATCGCTCACTGATCAAAAAAATCGTTTTTACAGGACCAGTAGTCGCAAATGCTGAATCATTAGGGTTATTTTTTGACCTGAATCAGCTAACGACGATTGAAAACCTAGCTAATTTAGATACAAGTCAAGTCACGAATATGGATTATTTCTTTGCATGGTGCCGCCAACTGACATCATTAGATCTGTCCACGTTCAATACTCAAAATGTTCGCTCCATGAATTATATGTTCAATGGTTTGTCATCTATGACCTCATTGAATTTGAGCAGTTTCAATACAGCGAACGTCAGTGACATGAGTCATATGTTCTATGGCATGTCTGCATTGACTTCATTGGATCTATCCAGTTTTGATACGTCGAATGTTTCGAACATGAGTTATATGTTTTACGATTGTTCCGCTTTAACATCATTGGATGTGACAGGCTTTCAAACAGCAAACGTGACGAATTTCAGTCATATGTTCCGTGGCTGTTCAGGGTTGAGTCAACTTGATTTATCGAGTTTTGTGACGAGTCAAGCGACTGATATGTCCTTTATGTTCCATGGCTGTTCAGGGTTGCAGGCGCTGGATGTGACTCATTTTGATACGAGCAATGTCGTATTTATGCATTATATGTTCCATGGTTGTTCTGGTCTGACAGAACTTGATGTAAGTGGATTCAATACAACGAACGTCACTTCGATGTATTATATGTTCTTTGGTTGTTCGGGTCTGACTGAATTAGATGTTTCGAACTTTTCAACAAGTAATGTGACCACGATGAGTTTTATGTTTGCAGAATGTATCAATTTGCGTTCGATCGATGTCAGCCGATTCGACACAGATAGCCTACGCTTCATGCGAGGCATGTTCAGAAACTGTCAAAATATCACAGAGCTTGATCTTTCGTACTTTAAAACGGGCAGAGTTCAATTGCAACAAGAGATGTTTGCTGGAACTTCATCTTTAGCCAAGCTTTCATTAGGAATCCAGTTCTATTCATTGAATGAGACAAATATTCCGGAGCTTTTAGCAACAGATGAACATACTGGCTATTGGCAAAATGTGGGAGCAGGTACTGAAGATATCCCGCTTGGTAACCACGTATTAAGTTCCTCTTCATTGATGGCGACTTATCAAAACAGTATGGCAGATACCTATGTATGGCAACCACTTGCTGGTGAGTCGATCCGAGCAGTCGATTCAACGATCTATGTTGGCGATAGCTGGGAGCCGATCGACAATTTTGTCTTAGCTACAGATGAAAATGGTGAATCGATCCCATTTGACGAAAGTATGGTCAGTGGTGAGGTCGATACTACGACAGCAGGTGTCTATCCGGTGACTTATACCAATGGTTCTGCTAGTCAAGAGATCAATGTGACTGTCGAAGAAAGTCAAGAATCTCTTCAAGTTGTCGATTCAACGATCATCGTTGGCGACACTTGGGTGCCAAGTGATAATTTTGTTTCAGCAACGGATAAAACTGGGGCTTCTGTTCCGTTTGATGTGAGTATGGTCAGTGGTGAAGTCGATACGACACAGGTAGGCGAATACAAAATCACCTATACACATGGGGCGATCAGTCATGAAATCACAGTGACAGTCGTTGCGAGTCAAGAAGCAATCAACGCAACTGATTCAAGGATCCATACAGGTGATGTTTGGCATCCTCGTGACAATTTTGTCTCCGCAACGAACAGAGCAGGCGAAACTGTTCCATTTGATGAAAGCATGGTTTCAGGAACCGTTGACACTGGAAGAACAGGAAACTTTGTCATTACATATAGGAATGGCGAAGCATCTCAACGAATCACAGTGACGGTCGTTGAAAATAGAGAAACGATCCAAGCTCAAAACGGTAGTATTTACGTCGGGGATACATGGGACCCAAGTGATCAGTTTGTGTCTGCCACGAATAAAGACGGCGAGATGGTCGCTTTTGATAAAAGCATGGTAACTGGAACCGTTGATACAACAAAAGCAGGTGATTACCCGCTCACTTATACTAATGGTGGAGCGACAGAAGAAGTAGTGGTCGTCGTGAAAGAAAACGGTGAAACGATTGTGACGAAAGATCTTCAGTTATATATCGGAGATACGTAG
- a CDS encoding helix-turn-helix domain-containing protein — translation METFFKLHENKQLHRQIKILTYLRKRNEIISITELVQEIGCTPPTLRTDIQALRAKLPPTIQLLSIKMIGYQLKIPDGETLDTFLLLLARETITYKLIDRSLRGFHQSFEAMRLEYHLSSSALRKNIRHMNLELINHRIQFSPKNGDLLGKENDIRLFFFNFYMCFRRSIVTDHTYLFSPETHKVMFAELQQAFESHLHISNFRAMLWLSILKERWLRRKKGEIPQETLTTIQSRKSFKRFEKKIMPFLKKTLGIQQLSTNELAWVYLIVIHCISYSSPKWHESMAHTATHYQEETNMKNLIKQRLSEEPLIDGTNNEGIEQMSAYLANLHLLRVLTDQFEKHSLSIDHLVDQRFQNLHLSWENRLIQRDWQELVPLTHTREVSLSLSMIQFSTQYSKKIKKQPIIFAFHGDAGYDNFLITMIKKWLPQQYNALFLIDQPVTQLKINELHASLVVSNYELESTLSCELIQIAQVPTKEEWLHLKKQLIERSLHHSFF, via the coding sequence ATGGAAACTTTTTTCAAACTACATGAAAATAAACAATTGCATCGCCAGATCAAGATTCTTACTTATTTGAGAAAAAGAAATGAGATTATTTCAATAACAGAGTTAGTTCAAGAAATAGGCTGTACGCCCCCTACTCTCCGTACAGATATTCAAGCGTTACGTGCGAAGCTACCACCGACGATTCAATTACTTTCAATCAAAATGATCGGTTACCAATTAAAGATTCCTGATGGAGAAACATTGGATACATTTCTTCTACTTCTTGCGAGAGAAACGATCACTTATAAGCTGATTGACCGCAGCCTTCGTGGCTTTCATCAATCGTTTGAAGCCATGCGTTTAGAGTATCATCTATCAAGTTCTGCCTTACGAAAAAACATCCGCCATATGAATCTTGAATTAATCAATCACCGAATCCAATTCTCACCTAAAAACGGGGATCTGCTCGGTAAAGAAAATGATATTCGTTTATTCTTTTTTAATTTCTATATGTGCTTTCGCCGAAGCATTGTTACGGATCATACATATTTGTTCTCTCCAGAAACACATAAAGTCATGTTTGCTGAATTGCAGCAAGCATTTGAATCTCACTTACATATTAGTAATTTTCGTGCGATGCTCTGGTTGTCCATCTTAAAAGAACGCTGGTTGCGCCGTAAAAAGGGCGAGATCCCTCAAGAAACATTGACTACCATCCAGTCTAGAAAAAGCTTCAAAAGATTTGAAAAAAAAATCATGCCTTTTTTAAAAAAGACTCTTGGTATTCAGCAGCTTTCTACAAATGAACTTGCATGGGTCTATTTGATTGTTATCCATTGTATTTCCTACAGTTCACCAAAGTGGCACGAATCAATGGCACACACAGCAACGCACTATCAAGAAGAAACAAACATGAAAAACTTGATCAAGCAAAGGCTATCAGAAGAACCACTGATTGATGGCACAAACAACGAGGGCATTGAGCAGATGAGCGCTTATTTAGCCAACCTCCACTTATTAAGAGTCCTCACAGATCAATTTGAGAAGCACTCTCTATCCATCGACCATTTAGTAGACCAACGTTTTCAAAACCTTCACCTTTCATGGGAAAACCGCTTGATTCAGCGGGATTGGCAAGAACTCGTTCCACTAACTCATACAAGAGAAGTTTCATTGTCTTTAAGTATGATCCAATTTTCTACTCAGTACTCGAAAAAAATAAAGAAACAACCAATCATTTTTGCTTTTCACGGGGATGCTGGCTATGACAATTTTTTGATCACGATGATCAAAAAATGGCTACCGCAACAGTACAACGCCCTTTTTCTCATCGACCAACCCGTTACGCAACTAAAGATAAACGAATTACACGCCTCTCTTGTCGTCAGTAATTATGAGTTGGAGAGCACATTATCATGTGAGTTGATCCAAATCGCTCAAGTGCCGACAAAGGAAGAATGGTTGCATTTAAAAAAACAATTGATCGAACGTTCTCTCCATCATTCATTCTTTTGA
- a CDS encoding metallophosphoesterase family protein, with protein sequence MQALIVSDSHGATEELQSLRQKYEGTVDVMLHCGDSELPEDHLALQGFQVVNGNRDLYGSTFQEEYLNEIKGTTIYMIHGHWHGIKYSFEQVAKRAKELNAQIACFGHSHVREAAMVDGVLCINPGSFRFPKRYPEKSYVILTCEEQKDIVHFYNEKHKEIDKFEIFK encoded by the coding sequence GTGCAAGCATTGATTGTTAGTGACAGCCATGGGGCGACAGAAGAGCTGCAATCACTTCGACAAAAATATGAAGGAACTGTCGATGTCATGCTTCATTGTGGCGATTCTGAATTACCAGAAGATCATCTAGCATTACAGGGCTTTCAAGTAGTGAATGGCAATCGTGATCTGTATGGTTCAACATTTCAAGAAGAATATCTAAATGAGATCAAGGGAACAACGATCTATATGATCCATGGACATTGGCATGGGATCAAATATTCTTTTGAACAAGTGGCAAAACGAGCAAAAGAGCTGAATGCTCAGATCGCTTGTTTCGGTCATTCCCATGTCCGAGAAGCAGCAATGGTTGACGGAGTACTCTGTATCAATCCAGGCAGTTTCCGTTTCCCTAAGCGCTATCCTGAAAAAAGCTATGTGATCTTAACGTGTGAGGAACAAAAAGATATTGTACATTTTTATAATGAAAAGCATAAAGAAATCGATAAGTTTGAAATTTTCAAGTAA